The following coding sequences are from one Haliotis asinina isolate JCU_RB_2024 chromosome 3, JCU_Hal_asi_v2, whole genome shotgun sequence window:
- the LOC137279272 gene encoding CUB and zona pellucida-like domain-containing protein 1 encodes MGLWARHIYFALAGVAAAEVYKHTSLLAGPAPGYITSPSWPVNYPHNHLETWTLTAIHPIYVIVVQAVATHIEQDPACRWDYVQVHDGPSTLSPPLGRFCGFSRPTLSSSGNNLTILFTTDDTRNYAGFKIKYWCSLRPDVIVKEPNSHTDNVIAVVLATIMFFTVSYFVIISTCRGSTRREWLTTGFRFSQEKVSDDYHQCMNLMELRKDDTRMTETEA; translated from the exons ATGGGCCTTTGGGCTAGACACATCTACTTCGCTCTCGCAG GCGTGGCAGCAGCAGAGGTCTACAAACACACTTCTCTATTGGCCGGGCCAGCCCCAGGGTACATCACTTCCCCATCCTGGCCTGTCAACTACCCACA TAACCACCTGGAGACGTGGACACTGACGGCGATTCATCCTATCTACGTCATCGTAGTACAGGCTGTTGCTACTCACATCGAGCAGGATCCGGCGTGTAGATGGGATTACGTCCAAGTGCATGACG GCCCGTCCACGCTCAGTCCGCCACTCGGGAGGTTCTGCGGCTTCTCGCGGCCCACGCTCAGCTCCTCCGGTAACAATCTGACCATCCTGTTCACCACCGACGACACCCGCAATTATGCCGGATTCAAGATAAAATACTGGT GTAGCCTGAGGCCAGATGTGATTGTGAAGGAGCCAAACTCCCACACCGACAACGTCATCGCGGTGGTCCTTGCCACCATCATGTTCTTCACAGTGTCGTACTTCGTCATCATCTCAACGTGTCGTGGTTCAACCAGGAGGGAGTGGTTGACGACAGGGTTTAGGTTCTCCCAGGAGAAAGTCTCGGATGACTACCATCAGTGCATGAATCTTATGGAGCTTCGCAAAGATGACACTCGTATGACTGAAACGGAAGCATAG